Proteins co-encoded in one Yersinia enterocolitica genomic window:
- a CDS encoding FliI/YscN family ATPase (invasion protein InvC; necessary for efficient entry of S.typhimurium into cultured epithelial cells; probable catalytic subunit of a protein translocase), protein MNQLRLIKSFGYPNSITGHLIETALAGVSIGEVCEVFESWHDSEPVARAQVVGFRGSYVLLNLIGSSIGLSSKAIIKPTGRLLTLKVKNSFLGAVLDASGQVIERLTSEPNNVSEQDRLIDTPPPSYLQRAVISEPLVTGIRVIDGMLTCGIGQRIGIFSSAGCGKTVLMHMLIEHTSADVFVIGLIGERGREVTECAESLRKSSKAGHCVLIYATSDFSAVDRCNAALLATTVAEFFRDQGKRVVLYIDSATRYARALRDMKLAAGEPPARRGYPASVFDSLPRLLERPGVTVNGSITAFYTVLLEGEDESDPLGDEIRSILDGHIYLSRKLAGQGHYPAIEVLKSVSRVFGQVTEKNHRNMATDIRKILTTLNELQLFIDLGEYKAGQNKENDRAMNVRSQLMKWLCQSVDSTSTFPETLQGMMNIVN, encoded by the coding sequence ATGAATCAGCTTCGTTTAATAAAGAGCTTTGGCTATCCAAATAGCATCACTGGTCATTTAATTGAGACCGCACTCGCCGGTGTCTCAATCGGGGAAGTATGTGAAGTATTTGAGAGCTGGCACGACTCTGAGCCAGTGGCCAGGGCGCAGGTCGTTGGATTTCGCGGCAGCTATGTGTTGCTCAACTTGATTGGCAGTTCTATTGGGTTAAGCAGTAAAGCCATTATTAAACCGACAGGGCGCCTGCTGACGTTAAAAGTCAAAAATTCTTTCCTTGGTGCTGTTCTTGATGCATCAGGCCAGGTTATTGAACGATTAACATCTGAACCGAATAATGTTTCAGAACAGGACCGACTGATAGACACACCGCCTCCGTCTTATTTACAGCGAGCGGTGATCAGTGAACCACTGGTGACGGGTATTCGTGTTATTGATGGCATGTTGACATGTGGTATTGGACAACGAATTGGAATTTTCTCCTCTGCAGGATGCGGTAAAACCGTGTTGATGCACATGCTGATAGAGCACACCAGTGCAGATGTTTTTGTTATTGGTTTGATTGGTGAGCGTGGCCGTGAAGTCACTGAATGCGCTGAGTCACTCAGAAAATCGTCTAAAGCCGGACATTGTGTCCTTATATATGCAACCTCAGATTTTTCGGCAGTTGACCGCTGCAATGCGGCATTACTGGCGACGACCGTGGCAGAATTCTTCCGTGATCAAGGGAAACGCGTTGTTCTATATATCGATTCAGCAACACGATATGCCCGTGCGTTGCGTGACATGAAACTTGCTGCAGGCGAACCTCCCGCCAGGCGAGGTTATCCGGCTTCGGTGTTTGACAGTCTTCCCCGACTATTAGAGCGTCCAGGGGTGACGGTCAACGGCAGCATCACTGCATTTTATACTGTGCTGCTGGAAGGAGAAGATGAATCTGATCCTCTAGGTGATGAAATTCGCTCAATTCTGGATGGGCATATCTATCTCAGTAGAAAACTGGCCGGGCAGGGACACTATCCCGCGATTGAAGTGCTTAAAAGTGTTAGCCGCGTCTTCGGGCAAGTTACAGAAAAAAACCACCGAAACATGGCGACAGATATTAGGAAAATATTAACGACTCTAAATGAGCTCCAGTTATTCATTGACCTTGGTGAGTATAAAGCAGGACAAAATAAGGAGAACGATCGTGCCATGAACGTACGTTCTCAATTGATGAAATGGTTATGTCAATCTGTTGACTCTACTTCAACATTCCCAGAAACGCTGCAAGGAATGATGAATATTGTTAACTAA
- a CDS encoding EscU/YscU/HrcU family type III secretion system export apparatus switch protein, giving the protein MGSKTEKPTHKRLKDSAEKGQIMKSRDIVVTCVMLCGVCYLVYFFDVNQLIDLLKDVFNHQFKIRTEVYVKSIVIAGFMSLIPFILLCVIATAFVSWMQSQLEFASKAIKINFDALNPVNGFKKIFSLRTLKDFVKTLLYLAFFTAASYVFWNGNKKLFFIGLDGDISLLLQTWGQLLLLLVLYCLGSLIIVLIFDYIAEYFLFMKDMKMDKEEVKREFKEQEGDPELKFRRKELHREILSEQLKSDISNSRLIIANPTHIAIGIFFKPNLSPIPLIAVRENNQVALAVRAYAEEIGVPVIRDIKLARRIYSTHRRYDYVCLEEIDAVLRLLMWLEDVDRAGSTENHDDFNTSEEGGESHEASSSHSE; this is encoded by the coding sequence ATGGGGAGTAAAACTGAAAAACCGACACATAAACGTCTAAAAGATTCTGCCGAAAAAGGGCAGATTATGAAGAGTCGTGACATAGTGGTCACCTGTGTCATGCTATGTGGGGTCTGTTATCTGGTTTATTTCTTTGACGTTAATCAGCTCATTGATTTACTGAAAGATGTTTTTAATCATCAATTTAAAATTAGAACAGAAGTGTATGTGAAAAGTATCGTCATTGCCGGGTTTATGTCATTGATACCTTTTATTCTGCTATGTGTGATTGCTACTGCTTTTGTTTCATGGATGCAGAGTCAATTGGAATTTGCATCTAAAGCCATCAAAATTAATTTTGATGCTCTTAATCCTGTTAATGGCTTCAAAAAAATATTCAGTCTGCGTACGTTAAAAGACTTTGTTAAAACACTTCTTTATTTGGCTTTTTTTACCGCTGCCAGTTATGTGTTTTGGAATGGTAATAAAAAATTATTTTTTATTGGCTTGGACGGGGATATTTCTTTGTTGCTACAAACTTGGGGGCAATTGCTGTTATTGCTTGTTTTGTATTGTTTGGGAAGTCTAATCATCGTTCTTATCTTTGATTACATTGCTGAGTATTTTCTTTTTATGAAGGATATGAAAATGGATAAAGAAGAAGTGAAAAGAGAATTTAAAGAACAGGAGGGTGATCCTGAGCTTAAATTTCGTAGGAAAGAATTGCACAGAGAAATTTTGTCTGAGCAACTAAAATCTGACATTAGTAATTCACGGCTTATTATTGCCAATCCTACACATATCGCGATAGGGATATTCTTCAAACCTAATTTATCTCCTATTCCATTAATAGCGGTAAGAGAAAATAATCAGGTAGCACTTGCGGTCAGAGCTTATGCTGAAGAAATTGGTGTACCTGTGATAAGGGATATCAAACTAGCCCGGCGCATATACAGCACACACCGTCGGTATGATTATGTCTGTCTTGAGGAGATTGATGCGGTTCTGCGTTTATTAATGTGGCTTGAAGATGTTGACCGAGCCGGGAGTACTGAAAATCATGATGATTTCAACACATCAGAAGAAGGTGGTGAATCCCATGAGGCATCGTCCTCACACTCAGAATAA
- a CDS encoding CesD/SycD/LcrH family type III secretion system chaperone, with protein sequence MSSVDTTIENTNELAEQMQSALSLGASMAEIQGVSKNTLEGIYAYAYDFYEKGRLDDAELFFKFLCIYDFQNPDYLKGYAAVCHLKKQYQRAYDLYGLSFTVDPKFDYSPVYLMGQCQLCLQNIEIAKDCFESVILNSKDDELINKATTYLALLSKPSSTVGEDIS encoded by the coding sequence ATGAGTTCAGTAGATACTACGATCGAGAACACCAATGAATTAGCCGAACAGATGCAATCTGCTTTATCGCTTGGGGCGAGCATGGCAGAAATTCAAGGTGTTTCCAAAAATACCCTGGAAGGTATTTACGCATATGCTTATGATTTTTATGAAAAGGGGCGACTTGATGATGCTGAGTTGTTTTTCAAGTTTCTCTGTATTTATGATTTCCAAAATCCCGATTATTTAAAAGGATATGCAGCGGTTTGTCACCTTAAAAAACAATATCAGCGGGCATATGACTTGTATGGTCTAAGTTTTACCGTTGATCCGAAATTTGATTATTCCCCTGTCTATTTGATGGGGCAATGCCAACTTTGTTTGCAAAATATTGAGATAGCAAAAGACTGTTTCGAGTCAGTGATATTAAACAGTAAAGATGATGAACTTATCAATAAAGCCACAACCTATTTAGCTTTATTAAGTAAACCCTCTTCAACCGTAGGGGAGGACATATCATGA
- a CDS encoding SpaR/YscT/HrcT type III secretion system export apparatus protein, whose amino-acid sequence MENELFYFIHNIVASASLGYCRIAPIFFLVPFLSGGNIPGVVRMPVIALVAIGLSPFYSMDFSLVATHQLLFIVSREVLIGVLLGCLLASPFWIFHIIGSFIDNQRGATLSSTLDPATGVDTSELAKFFSLFAAVVYLSNGGMKLMLEAVYRSYQLCEPFSDISPKLYQMTGFLSFMMTQGIILASPVIAVMLGAEVLLGLLSRFASQLNAFSISLTIKSGLAFLILLIYFSPVLSEKVMSFTIPINLLQSYFTE is encoded by the coding sequence ATGGAAAATGAATTATTCTATTTTATTCATAATATTGTTGCTTCTGCATCGCTAGGGTATTGCCGAATAGCACCGATATTTTTCCTTGTGCCATTTCTCAGTGGCGGAAATATTCCGGGAGTCGTAAGGATGCCTGTGATTGCGCTTGTTGCTATAGGACTTTCACCCTTTTATTCTATGGATTTCAGTCTCGTTGCAACGCATCAATTATTATTTATAGTCTCGCGGGAAGTTCTTATTGGTGTACTGCTTGGCTGTCTATTGGCATCGCCATTCTGGATATTTCATATCATAGGCAGTTTTATCGATAACCAACGCGGCGCGACTTTGAGTAGCACACTTGATCCGGCAACCGGTGTTGATACTTCAGAGTTAGCGAAATTCTTTAGTTTATTTGCAGCCGTTGTTTATTTGAGTAATGGCGGAATGAAACTGATGCTAGAGGCCGTTTATCGTAGTTATCAATTATGCGAACCCTTTAGTGATATTAGCCCGAAATTATATCAAATGACCGGTTTTTTAAGTTTTATGATGACTCAGGGAATTATTCTTGCCAGCCCTGTTATTGCTGTGATGCTTGGTGCGGAGGTATTACTCGGATTGTTGTCCAGGTTTGCTTCTCAACTTAATGCTTTTTCTATCTCTCTAACTATTAAAAGTGGTTTGGCATTTTTGATCCTTTTGATCTACTTTTCACCAGTATTATCTGAAAAAGTAATGTCATTTACAATACCCATAAACTTATTGCAAAGCTATTTTACGGAGTAA
- a CDS encoding EscR/YscR/HrcR family type III secretion system export apparatus protein has protein sequence MTNSISLIAVLSFFTLLPFIIAAGTCFVKFSIVFVIVRNALGLQQVPSNVTLNGVALLLSLFVMMPVAQDIYTQSQEDHVSFTDVSSIVNFVNTGLDGYRNYLIKYADPELTDFFENIQKNRSISEYSESYKGDNSDISILSLLPAYALSEIKSAFKIGFYIYMPFVVVDLVISSILLTLGMMMMSPITISTPIKLILFVAMDGWTLLSKGLILQYVELTTGG, from the coding sequence ATGACAAATAGCATTTCATTAATTGCGGTACTGTCTTTCTTTACCTTACTACCGTTTATTATTGCGGCAGGTACCTGTTTTGTGAAGTTTTCTATTGTATTTGTTATTGTACGAAATGCTCTGGGCTTACAGCAAGTACCCTCTAACGTGACACTCAATGGCGTGGCACTATTACTGTCACTGTTTGTTATGATGCCAGTAGCTCAGGATATCTATACACAAAGTCAGGAGGATCATGTCTCATTTACTGACGTTTCATCCATTGTGAATTTTGTAAATACTGGCCTGGATGGGTATCGAAATTACTTAATAAAATATGCTGATCCTGAGCTAACAGATTTTTTTGAAAACATACAAAAAAATAGATCTATTAGTGAGTATTCTGAAAGTTACAAAGGTGACAACAGTGATATTTCTATACTTTCGCTGTTACCGGCATATGCACTCAGTGAAATCAAGAGCGCATTTAAAATAGGATTTTATATCTATATGCCATTTGTCGTTGTGGATCTGGTGATATCAAGTATTTTACTGACTCTGGGTATGATGATGATGAGCCCGATTACAATATCAACGCCGATTAAACTGATTTTATTTGTTGCAATGGATGGTTGGACCTTATTGTCTAAAGGGTTAATTTTACAATATGTTGAGCTTACTACCGGCGGATAG
- a CDS encoding type III secretion protein: protein MLLTNVKRLIHRTTLIKTACEAELMKINKEDEELRQKQEELQKKLKVLEELLNMKALNGAIITRSKIYELLRKISVIQQQMNIVDLEYSELDDKRAALDIERKYQLEKRKIWWLKEEKYERLKSKLLHQKNKVELQQEEVEQEEKYNGQNCRY from the coding sequence ATATTGTTAACTAATGTTAAACGACTCATTCACCGAACCACTCTTATTAAAACGGCGTGTGAAGCTGAATTGATGAAGATAAATAAAGAAGATGAAGAACTTAGACAAAAGCAGGAAGAGTTACAGAAAAAGCTCAAGGTTCTTGAAGAACTTCTTAATATGAAAGCGCTGAACGGTGCCATTATTACCCGGAGCAAAATTTATGAATTACTCAGAAAAATATCTGTTATTCAACAACAAATGAACATTGTCGATTTAGAGTATTCAGAATTAGATGACAAAAGAGCAGCACTGGACATCGAACGTAAGTATCAGCTTGAAAAACGTAAAATTTGGTGGCTTAAAGAAGAAAAATATGAGCGCCTAAAATCCAAGCTGTTGCACCAAAAGAATAAGGTGGAGCTACAGCAAGAAGAAGTTGAGCAGGAGGAAAAATACAATGGACAAAATTGCAGATATTAA
- a CDS encoding YscQ/HrcQ family type III secretion apparatus protein: protein MLRLKVVDMREHNLTLAAKQWKKSEEVVSLGYPDFKGKWVKVTDSEKKWSGWIRLYELIALASPKLAGMALTEKTERLILNWLSLTERPFSIAIPEISFEKLVISEVIQNSTLNNKLMLQVRTREVSVWLDELNFQPETDHIDFSCFQDIGWPVQFILGSTKIRFHLFKRIECGDILIIKNISTQVRCFNRNLFHYEWSDEFTMTEQPEQPEQLETETETEVEIEVETDVEPIYDMNQLPVQLEFVIYRRILKLNDIQELSKNKIYPLPQDIEHEIEIRVNGVLIGRGELLQFDGRLGVEITTWLQESQHDK from the coding sequence ATGTTGCGCTTAAAGGTAGTTGATATGCGCGAACATAACCTGACCCTCGCAGCTAAACAGTGGAAAAAGAGCGAGGAGGTTGTCTCGCTTGGTTACCCGGATTTCAAAGGAAAATGGGTAAAGGTTACTGATAGTGAAAAAAAATGGAGTGGCTGGATACGTCTTTACGAACTGATCGCGCTTGCGTCACCAAAACTAGCAGGAATGGCGCTGACGGAAAAGACAGAGCGGCTGATATTAAATTGGTTGTCCTTGACTGAACGCCCTTTTTCCATCGCTATCCCTGAGATCAGTTTCGAAAAGTTGGTAATAAGTGAAGTCATACAAAATAGCACTTTGAATAATAAACTCATGCTACAGGTTAGAACAAGAGAGGTATCTGTCTGGCTGGATGAGTTAAATTTTCAGCCTGAAACAGATCACATTGATTTTTCCTGTTTCCAGGATATCGGATGGCCGGTACAATTTATACTGGGCAGTACAAAAATACGTTTTCATCTTTTTAAACGTATTGAATGTGGCGATATTTTAATTATCAAGAATATCAGTACTCAAGTCCGTTGCTTTAATCGTAACCTTTTCCATTATGAATGGAGTGATGAATTTACTATGACAGAACAACCAGAACAACCAGAACAACTCGAGACCGAAACTGAAACTGAGGTAGAAATTGAGGTTGAGACAGATGTTGAGCCAATTTATGACATGAACCAGCTTCCTGTTCAACTGGAATTCGTCATATATCGCCGTATCTTAAAATTGAATGATATTCAGGAGTTGTCAAAAAATAAAATTTATCCTTTACCACAAGATATCGAACACGAGATTGAAATACGGGTTAATGGTGTATTAATCGGTCGCGGGGAGCTACTGCAATTTGATGGACGGCTAGGTGTGGAAATAACGACCTGGCTACAGGAGAGCCAACATGACAAATAG
- a CDS encoding EscS/YscS/HrcS family type III secretion system export apparatus protein, which produces MNDVVFVGNKALYLVLVLSAGPIAVATIIGLLVGLFQTVTQLQEQTLPFGIKLISVSLCLFLMSGWYGEKILAFGYEVVRLAMAKG; this is translated from the coding sequence ATGAACGATGTCGTTTTTGTGGGTAATAAAGCCCTTTATCTGGTTCTTGTTCTTTCAGCAGGACCCATTGCTGTTGCGACAATTATAGGTTTACTTGTTGGACTTTTTCAGACCGTAACACAACTTCAGGAACAGACCCTGCCATTTGGCATAAAACTTATTTCCGTCAGTTTGTGTTTATTTTTGATGAGTGGTTGGTATGGCGAGAAAATACTGGCATTTGGTTATGAAGTGGTACGTTTAGCGATGGCTAAGGGCTAA